The following coding sequences lie in one Lolium perenne isolate Kyuss_39 chromosome 2, Kyuss_2.0, whole genome shotgun sequence genomic window:
- the LOC127335730 gene encoding remorin, with amino-acid sequence MAAEEAKKVEVEAAPEPEVAPPAVPAPEPEAPAKDVTEEKAVVPVEEDKAAVDDSKALVPVEKVADEPAAEKPADDKPAHGGSNDRDIALTRVETEKRNSLIKAWEENEKTKAENKAAKKVSAILSWENTKKANIEAQLKKIEEQLEKKKAEYAEKMKNKAALIHKEAEEKRAMVEAKRGEELLKAEETAAKYRATGNSPKKAMGCFGA; translated from the exons ATGGCTGCGGAGGAGGCCAAGAAGGTGGAGGTCGAGGCCGCGCCGGAGCCCGAGGTGGCGCCGCCGGCCGTCCCCGCCCCGGAGCCGGAGGCCCCCGCCAAGGACGTCACCGAGGAGAAGGCCGTCGTCCCGGTCGAGGAGGACAAGGCGGCCGTCGATGACTCCAAGGCGCTCGTCCCAGTCGAGA AGGTTGCAGATGAACCAGCTGCTGAGAAACCCGCCGATGATAAGCCCGCACACGGGGGCTCAAATGACAGAG ATATCGCTCTCACAAGGGTGGAAACAGAGAAGAGGAACTCTCTGATTAAGGCATGGGAAGAGAATGAGAAGACAAAGGCTGAGAACAA GGCTGCTAAAAAGGTATCCGCTATTCTTTCATGGGAGAACACCAAGAAAGCAAACATTGAAGCTCAACTGAAGAAGATTGAG GAGCAATTAGAAAAGAAGAAGGCGGAATACGCAGAGAAGATGAAGAACAAGGCTGCACTCATCCACAAGGAAGCTGAAGAGAAGAGAGCGATGGTTGAGGCAAAGCGTGGCGAGGAGCTCCTCAAAGCAGAGGAGACGGCAGCCAAGTACCGCGCAACTGGCAACTCTCCCAAGAAAGCCATGGGATGCTTTGGGgcataa